In the genome of Streptomyces sp. Q6, the window TTGCATATGTGGTTGTTGTGCCGTTCTCAGATCAGAAGGAACCCGTGCTCACCTCGTGCACGAACGCATTCCACGTGTCGGGGGTGAAGTCGATCGAGGGGCCTTCCGTGACCTTCGAGTCCCGGACCGCGATCGCCTGAAGGACAGGCGACTTGACCTCCACGCAGGCGCCGTTGCCCGTGGAATAGGAGGACTTGGTCCAGGAATCCGTAACGCCCTGGTGAATTGCCATGTTTGCTCCGGTCTAGCCAGTTGTCGAATTGCATCCCGCTCAGAGGATCAGAGCGGTTCGCGCCAACGATGTTGTCTTGATGGCGTGATCGACGCTACTCGCCAACTCGGGTGTATGAAGCGGCCATTCACCCAACCGGATGGCATATTCCATGGGGGTCTTCCATTTTTCCGAGGCGAAGGTGTACCGTGCGGCGCCTTTGCCTCGGAGGCACGATGAAAGCGCGGAATCCGGCCTTCCGGAGATCGTTCCTCCGGACGTCAGCGGGCGTGTTCCTTGGCGATCTCCGAGATGAACTGTCGGGATTGCTCCACATTCAGCGCTTGTGCCCGCAGATGCTCGTACATGACGCTGTACTTCTGCACATCGTTGGCCTTCTCCAGGTAGAGATCGCTGGTGACGCCCTCGATGTAGACCACGCTGGAATCCGCCGCGTCGGGGAACTCCAGGATCGCGTACTGCCCGTTGAGCCCGGGGTGCGCCCCCATCTCGAACGGGATCACCTGCACCGTCACGTGCGGCAGTTGGGACTGCTCGACGAGGTGCTCCAGCTGCTCGCGCATCACGTGCTTGCCGCCGACACCGCGGCGCAGCGCCGCCTCGTCGAGCACCGTCCACAGGCGCAGCGGGTTGTCGGGCGCCTGGATGCGCTCCTGGCGGCGCATCCGCACCTGGACGCGCTTCTCGATGTCCTGCGCCGTCGTCTCCGGAAGCGCGCCGTTGATGAGCGCCTCCGCGTAGCCGCGGGTCTGGAGCAGGCCGGGCACCACCTGCGGGTCGTAGACGCGCAGCGACGCCGCGTCGGTCTCCAGGCCGATGTAGACGCTGTACGGGATGTCGCCGAAGGAGTGCCACCAGCCCTGCTGGCGCGAGTCCTTGGCCATCTGCATCAGCGAGTCGACGATCCGGTGGTCCTCGACCTCGTAGACCCCGCACAGGTCACGGACGTCGCGCTGGCTGATGCTGCGCCGCCCGTTCTCCAGGCGGCTGATCTTCGACTGCGACACCAGCAGGCGCTCGGCGACCTCCTCGGCGGTCATGCCCTTGAGCTCGCGGAGCCTGCGCAGCTCCTGGCCCAACCGGCGTCGCCTGACAGTGGGATTGACGTTGGACGCCACGGGACGTGCACCTCCGGCTGCGTGCATTTTCTTGTTCTGCGTACGGGTCTGCCTACGTTGTGTATCTGCTGCTCAGCAGATTGCCACCCTGGTGCGTCCGGCGCTGGCAAACAGCGGATATCCATGGCGTACGCAGCGCGAACGCGACCGCGCGGGGCGATGGCCGGGGCACCGTCCTGAGGTGCGGACGTCCGGTCATCGCCCCGCGCGGTACTGCGGCTCCCGAACCGGGTCTGTGGGGACTGCGGTGCGGCGCTGTTGCGGGTGTTGTGCGTGTGGTGCGTGTCGTGCCTGGTGTTACGGGTGCTGCTGCCCGCCTAGTGAGCCACGGCGCGAGCCATGGAACCGTGGCGCGGCTGCATCGGGAC includes:
- a CDS encoding helix-turn-helix transcriptional regulator, which codes for MASNVNPTVRRRRLGQELRRLRELKGMTAEEVAERLLVSQSKISRLENGRRSISQRDVRDLCGVYEVEDHRIVDSLMQMAKDSRQQGWWHSFGDIPYSVYIGLETDAASLRVYDPQVVPGLLQTRGYAEALINGALPETTAQDIEKRVQVRMRRQERIQAPDNPLRLWTVLDEAALRRGVGGKHVMREQLEHLVEQSQLPHVTVQVIPFEMGAHPGLNGQYAILEFPDAADSSVVYIEGVTSDLYLEKANDVQKYSVMYEHLRAQALNVEQSRQFISEIAKEHAR
- a CDS encoding DUF397 domain-containing protein, whose translation is MAIHQGVTDSWTKSSYSTGNGACVEVKSPVLQAIAVRDSKVTEGPSIDFTPDTWNAFVHEVSTGSF